In Symphalangus syndactylus isolate Jambi chromosome 9, NHGRI_mSymSyn1-v2.1_pri, whole genome shotgun sequence, the genomic stretch CTCCTCGGCCAGCACAAGATGGCAGCCAGAGAGCTGGGGCCACTCGTCCAATTTGTGCAACTGTACCCCAAAGCAGCGAAACCAAGGGGCTACTTTGGCCCCACCTTGGACACCTCAGCCAGCCCCGGTGACAGGAGCTGCTCACAGCGGGTCCAGCGGGCGGGGCTCAGACAGGCCTCCTGTGCAAACTGCTGGCCGCCGGCTTCCAGTTACCCCATGGCCCGCCTTCTGGGGGGTAAGTGTGGCCTTGGGGGCCAGGCAGGACAGGTCCATGGGGCCTGTGTCCCCACTGCCCCAAAATAACagtgtgttttttctttcagcctcctaaccatttttttctcgtttttcatcttttttcttaaaaaaaaaaaaaaccaaagaacaaAAACCTCTGTGGACCTTCCATTGTCACACCCACTATCCTCACAGCGGGAAGGGGTGTTTAGAGTCtagtttttaacaatatttttgcCTCTCCTAATGTTTTCTTCAAAGtcgcttaaaattaaaaaaaataaaaagaaaaacccccTCCCCCAGTCTGTAAAGTGCCTCGTGGTGGGTGAGTTAAGGTGCATCGTGTGTTTGTAACAAGTGCTGGGGACCCCGCCCCTGCCTCTTCCTCTGCTCCCTGCGGGGAGCCTGCAGGCTGGGACCCTCGGTCCACGCCGTCGTGGCTGCCCTGGCCTAcagcccaggggctgggggtcCGGGCTGGTCAGTAGTCATCCACGCTCTCGATCTCACCAGAAGATCCGTGCAGGGAGTACCCTGAAGCCGGGGAGAAGCTGCGTCTGAGCTCTCTCCTGGGCTCCTCCTGCCCTGTGCCAAGGAAGTCCcgctcctgccccagcccagctCACCCAGGATGCTGGGGTCTGAGTGCAGCATCAGTGCCCGCCTCTTGGCCTTGCTGCCCTCCCCGGGGCCGAGTTTGGTGCTGTGGTTGGCCTGGAAGGCCGTCTGCAGCGAAGCGCTGCTCAGCCATGCCTCCTAAGGCAGCGGAGAGGAGGGTGAAGGTCAGGAGGCGCCAGGCAAGCCCTCCCCAGCTGCTGGTGCCAGCTGCCtcacctgctgctgctgccgctgctggcTGGCTTTCTGCTTGGCCCTCCGCTCCAGGAATTGTTTGGCAAATTCTTTGGCTTCCAGCGTGTCCCCCAGGCAGGAACGGATATAATCGTGGACATCATAGGGGGATTCCACCTCCTTGAGGATCGCTACAGCCATGGGCACTGCAGTATGAGCGAGGGCTGTCAGGGCCCCCTGGCCGGTTCTGGAGTCCCAGGCCCCGCCCACCTCCTTGGAGCCGCTTGCCCACCGTCCAGGCTGCCCGTGGCGCTCAGCGTGTGCAGCATCTGCTCGCACCACTGGGTGAAGCCGTCCTGGGGCCTGGGAATGCCCTGCAGCAGCTTCAGcagcttctcttcttcctctgtctttttgCGAATGGGCCGACCCGATAGATGGCTGTACGAGTCACTGAAGGGGGTGGGTGAGTCAGGGTTGGAAATCagctggctggggtggggggggggtctGCCACCTTCCCTCCCAGGGCCATCCCGGAGCCTCCAGGTGCCACGCCCACCTGAGAGAGGGGCTGCTCCGGCTGTTCTTCAGGCCGAGGCCACGGGCCAGGCTCCCGCCGCTCTTTGGGGTGTCCTCCCAGAGCCCCAGGCCGCTGCTGCCGCCCCCACTCTTGTCTGGCCCGCCCCACAGTGGCCCAGCCTCAGACACCCACTGGTTCAGGGGGGCAGTGCCCAGGCCCCCAAGCTGCTACAGATAGCAGAAGATCAGAGTGGCTCAAACAAAGGCACCCCAGAAAAGCAGACGGGGAGGCTTGTTTAGGCGGCAAACGGAGAGGGGTGAGGTGAGGGCCACAAAAGCTGTTGCCATCACAGGAGGGGCTGGGGCTTGGGCTGCACAAGTCTGGGTTCAGTGATCTCCCTCCCTGTGCCACCCTGGAAACTGTGTAGGGGGGCGCCCGGGAGGTTCCCGGCCTGCTCACCACTCGGTGGTTGGGGGCCTGGGCCCGAGCTGGCTCCCGAGATGGGGGCTGTTTGTGCAGCTGCCGCTCGCCCTCCAGCTGCAACTCCAGGAGCGTCTTCATGGACAGCCCCTGCTTGGCCAGGCCAGCccagagtgggggtggggagctgggtgCGGGGGGCACAGGGACCACTTGCTGCTGTTGTAGCAACTTCAGCAACAACTCCTGCTGCCGCACCTAAGACGGGTACACGGTGAGAGGACCTGGCGAGGGTTCTCCCCCCAGCCAGCTGAGACTCGGCAGCACCCACCTGCTTGCGCCGAAacagctcttcctcctcctgccgcCGCTTCtgctcctcctgctgctgctggcgGCGCTTCTCCTCCCGGCGCTTGCGCTCCTCTTCCTCCCGCTTCGCCCTGAGCTCCACTTCTCTGCGCTCCTGGAACTGAGCCCAGTGGCCGATCAGAGGGGAGAGCTGCGGGGGACAGCTTGGGGCCTGCCTCGGTCCACCCTTCATTCCCAGGGCCTCAGCCCCAGAATGCCCACTCACTTTATGTTGCAGCTGGAGTTGTTCTAGAATTGGACCCTGAGTCGAAGAATTAATTGGTATGTCCCAAAGACTGGCCTCACCACCTGCAGGGGGCAGGGGGGCAAAGGCGGCTGCAGGTGGGCACTCGGGCCCACTGATCTAGTCCAACCGTGGCAGTGGACTCCCCAGCCAGAATGGCAGCTAGTGGCGTGTGAGGGTGGGGAGCAGACCCCAGTTCACCCGGAGACTgccttgggggtgggggggccagGCAGGCCACACACCTGACTGTGATGAGGCTGAGGTATGTACGTCCCAGAGGCGGCCCGAATCCGGCACCGACAAGGACCGGCTCATCGTCGGGAGCAGGTTCTGGTCCCCGCCTCTGAGGAGCAAATTGTGGATTCTTAAGACCCCAAATCCATCTCTGGTctgcccccgccccccaccctgtATCCTGAGGGCTCGCACGCACCACGCACCTGGGGGGTTTGAGCGCCTGGAGCTGCTGCAGGAACGCcgtgagctgctgctgctgctgcggcggcggcggcgtcaGGTCCCCCAGAGCTGCCTTTTCTCGGAGCGCGCATTGCGGGAGCTGGCGGCTGCAAATGGGACAGTGGAGATGGTGGGCCACAGAGCCAGCGCCGGGCCTTCTCCCAGCCCACCCCAGGCCCCCCGTACCTGCTGACCAGCTGGAGAAACTGCTGGTGCTGCAGCTGCTGGTACAAGGCCGCCGTGGCCAGCTCCTGCTGCTTCTTCAGCCGCTCCTGGTCCATGTTTCCCTGCTCAGGTGAGAGCTCGGCCAGTGCCCGCAGCAGGGAGGAGGGGACTCTGCTGGACTCCTGCCCGCACCCCTCACACCCTGTCCCTCCATGCAGGGGAGAAGCAGCTCACCAGCAGTGGGGGTGGTGAGGGCCCTGGGGCAAAGGGCACGCGGCCCCACATCTTGATCACCTCGCCCAGCGGCTGGAAGCCCTCGTCGCAGCCCCGCTTCACCAGCAGCGACATGGAGAAGTAGCCGGCCTGGAACCACTCTGCCATCTCCTGTGTCGTGAAGGGGCCTGGACAGGGAGCGAGGGAGCGGAGAACCACTGGGGTCACAGGGTATGCTGGAGACACTCTGAACCAGAACGGCCCTGAGCAGCCCTCCCATCCCATACAGGTACCTTGGATCTCGCCCTGTGGGTCCTTGTAGAACCACTTCCGGGCAGCCCCATGGCTGAGTGGGAGGGCAGTGGCTGCTGCGGAGTGGCGCAGGCCCTGGGTCTGCATGGCAGCCGTGAACTGCTCCTCCTCCAAGGAGCTGTCCTGCAGGGAGGCCACCAGCTTCTCCGCCTCCTGGATGCCCAGAAAGAAAGGCTCAGCTACCAATCTTGGCAACATcaggatggggatggggatggggatggagcTTGAGCTGGGGCCGGGGCTGGGGCCAAGAGGTCAGGAGAAGTGGGAAGGGTCCCTCCCGCTTTCTCAGGCCCCCCACACCTGCTGCAGGTGCTTCAAGCCTTCATCATCCTCCAGATCTCCGGGTGGGCCAGCAGAGGAGCCCACCCCGGGACTCAGCTGGATCCCCCGAATATCATCTGGAAGGCATGAGACAGGAGGTGGAAGGGCAGGGAGGAGACAAGATAGCCTCCGCCTGCTCTCACTCCAGAACACCACGCTCTTGCCATGGCTCCTCAATGTGAATGCCCTGTGTGCCCACCCCCACGAGGGGAGCACTTTCTCCCACAGCCCCAGCGCACCCGGGAGGTAGGCCATCCTCCCTTCCTACCTTCGGCCGCTGGGGGCTCTTTCTCCGCAGCTTCGTCCCCATCCCCGTTTGTCCCCCAGAGTGGGCCCAGGGTGGGCAGTGGGGACGGGGAGCTGGACTTCTCCTCCTGAGGAGGCAGTGGGGTCAGCTCCTTCCCACCTAGAAGAGAGAGATGGCCAGAGCTCAGAATCAAGGGCTGGGCCTGCCACGCAAGTTAGCACAAGCCCTTGAGTGTAGCTGGAACCACGGGTCACACTCTCTTGGGCCGAGTCCTCCACTTCACTTGGGTCAACTCAACTAACGGCGGAGGGAATGTGGTGCCGACCCTCGACTCCATGCTGCCAGACATGGCAGGAACGTATCACAACACCGCACACCACCACACAACACCGCAGACTTCACTCCAGGTTCTACAGTTTCTTCAAGGGACTTTCAAAGGTCATTTTGATTACGCCTGATTTCTATCTGGTACACTGCCTTGAAGACACGGCTCTGCTACCCCCTGGTTCCTCCCTACCTCTCAGCACTCTTCCAGTTCTAAGTAGCCTGTTCCTACAGGTAGGTGGGTAGCCAGTGCCCAGCCTGGCAAAGAACCCCAGTGCCCACCCGGCCCGGCCCCAGGCCCGCTGGGCACCCCGAGGCTCACCCGCCTCAGGCCCTTCCTCCTCTAGCCCTTCGGaaggctcctcctcctcctccagcccttgGAAGTCCAGCTCCTGCTCCTCAGGAATGGGCTCCTTGGGGCCCTTCTGCATGGGGCCGGGGTGGGGAGCAGAGAACagctgggtgggtggggaggaagaggacCCCGGAAGGGCAGGTTCCCACCCTCGCCTCCTCACAGATACCTTGAGAGGCAAGAAGGCCCCAGAGGCATCAAAGGTGCCCATTTCTTCATCCTCATCGTCCAGGCACCACTCTGGGAGCCCATCCTTGTCCTCCTCAAAGCCGTCAGGCGCTCGGCACCGCCGCAGGTGAGAGctgcctccccctccccgcccctcctcTTCACCACACCCTCCTCGATCCCCTCGCAAATCAAATTCAAACTTGCGCCTCCGTTCCCCATGTTCCCGCCAGCCAGCAGAGCGGGGACCGCCATCTGCGCAGGAAAAATCAGGGAGAAGAAGAGTGGGTACCCAAGCAAAGCCGGCGGCCCCCTCTGCTGCAGCTCATGGAGCACCTCCAGGGCTGCTGTCCCGGCCACTCCCACACCAGCTAGCCTCTGCTCCCTCCCCATGGCTACAGGAGCCCACCCTCTCATTATGGTTCCTGTTCCCCACTGCCCCCGCCAATGCTACCGGGCCCCAATCTCACCAGGGCTGGCGGAGCGCCAGCGGTCGCCATCTCGCCGGAGCCCTGCCCCGAGCCTCCagctgccctcctcctcctcctcctgctcctcccgtAGGGAACGCCAGTTCTCGCTGTCTGAGCGGGCGTGCTCCTTCCTTGGACCAGCCCCTCCCTCCTCAAACCCACATCGTGCTAGGAGATGGGAACAGAGGGGCAGTTATCAGAAAGGCAGCATGGTGCCTGGACCCTCAGGAAACGTGTGGGGCCAGCTCCAGGCCCTCCTGCCCCCAGCACCTCCGAAATAAACACCCCCATACTGGGCCACCCATCTTGGTCCTCCCCGCTGCCCTGGCCGCCGCCCTCAGCAGCCTCGTACCTCCATCCCGCCTTGCTGACTTCTCAAACCGCCTCTCGCCTCTGCAGCAGGGGAAACGTGTGGGTCAGAAACAGTACAGCCTCCCCTGCCACCCTGTGCGACCGCCCCATGCCTTGTCCACTGTGCCCTGAggcagtggagggagggaggagacaaAGGAAACTAGGGGTCAGGAGCACAGGCATCTCTGACAGGGCTTATCTGGTGGGCCTCTGTTACCCTCTAGTGACAGGACCCAGGCCTCCCCTTCCTGGCCTGCCCTGCTCTACGCCATGCCCCCTCCTGGCcccacctgtcatcccagctctgGCTGCGCTGGATTTCTCGGGGGCTTCGTCCAAAGGCCCCATCACCTTCTTCGATGCTTCTTTGGTAAAAGCAGCTGTCACCACGGCCGCGGCCTAGAGAAGAGGCCAGATGCACATTGAAACCTGCTGCACGTCCTCGAAGTCAGGGCCCCAGATCTGCCCGTCCCCAGGACACGCCATCACCCCTCTACCTCGGCTCCGCGTGCTGCCCCTGCCTCGGGAGGTGCCAGCCAGGGGGGGGCCAGCCCCTTTCCCCATCAGCCTCAGCACAGCCACGCTGTTCACTGACAGGGAGAAGTTTCTCTGAGGAGGGAGCCAGGGGCGGGAGTGAGGACCCAGGCACCcgaccacccccacccccaccccacagcacccTCCCGGCCTGTCTCCTCAGCGCTGGCCCCTCTCCTCCTAGCCCGACCCATGGCCTCCCCTCCCGGGCTCCCGCAGCCTCAGCTCCTGGCCTGGTCCCACCTGTTCCTCCTCAGTCAGCGGCTCCAGGGCCAGGGGCTGCAGTGGCTCGTCCTGCAGCACCGCGGCAAACTCCTTGTCCTGCAGCTCTTCCGGGACCTGGCGGTGGGGTAGGACAGCCAAGACACCACATGCTGCCAGATCCCCTCCACAGGCAGAGGCTACCACCGCCAACCCCCCTCGCCCGCGCACCCACCTTGTTCTCCTTGACATAAAGGGCCAGCATTTCCTCTCGCCCATAACGGTAGTCAGCCAGCTTGTATTTGGGCATGGCAGGGGACGGGGGTGGGGAGGCCACGCTGCCGCCCCCGGACAGGGCCCTGAGCCTGGACAcgacacagagagaagacagaggtCAGGGCAGCCTGGACTGTGCTTTCTCGAATCTCCATGGCAGCGAGGCGCACACGTGACTCACCACTCAGGCCCAAAGTTGAGTGTCTCTGCTGCCATCGTGGGGCTGGGCGTGTTTCTGAGAGGccggggtggggaggaggggaccTGGCGTTCACTCTCCAAACACCTGTGGGGAATAGGGGCCATGAAGAACAGCACACGAAGGAGACCTTTAAAGCACAAGGAGGACACCATGGGGGACATCCTGGTGGGCACGACAATGGGCCCTGGACTAGCCGGTGGGTCACCTGGGATATAAAAGGACTCACCTGAGCCAGCCACGTGGCCACTCACACCATGAGTTACCCAGAGATGAGTCCAGACGGTGAAAGACCTGGGGGAGGCGAGGAGATGGGAAGCTCGAGTCCTTCCGGTCTCCACAGGGCAACCTCCCTTGGCCCGGGGCTCACCTGGCAGCCTGGCCCAGGAAGCAGGAGGGCAGAGGCTGGTGCTGGAGTGAACGAGGGTCCCCAAGCCACTGGGAATTGGTCTAGCCTCAGTAGAGCCTGGGAGGGACCTTCACATCTGGGAAAGACCCTTAAGGAGAGCGGGGGGAGGAGGTAGGGTTCAGGACATGGCTCTGCcggcagccctgccctgccccgcaTGCCAGGAGAGGTCCATTCGCCGGGTGGTGTCTCTGGGCATCAGCACCCTCACCACcctctctgggaggctgagacaggaggcgCAGTGCAGAACTCGGGGACGGAGGCAGCCGAGGCCAGGATGGACGTTCAGggcaaagataaaacaaaaacaagcaagcaagcaaaaacCCACTAAAGCCACAAACAGCTTACAGAGAAAAGGTCAGTTATGGAGAGAAGGATTAGAAATAAATCTAGGAGCAAAATTCTTTCCctcatgaaaaaaatcacagttgGCTGCTCAGAAGCCCAAATCCAGGGGCTTGCTCTGGGGAGAAACCCAGTGAAAAGGAGCAGGAGGTGACTCTAGGGCCACAGACGGGTACATGACGAGGACTCCAGGCAGGCAAGCCTGAGCCAAGGCACCTCGGGCTGGTTTCCCCCACAGGAATCACACTCAGACCACCGCCCCCAATCAATAATGGAGGTTCAAACAACCAAGCCACCAAGGGGACCAGGATCTCAGGATACCGGCTGGGAAGCAGCCTCTGGCACCATCAGGTGGAAATAAGGTCAGGGCAATGGAGGCTGGTGGGGGCACGGCGGCAGCCTGTTCCTCTAAGGGACGACGGAGGGGACTCTCAGGAGGAGGCGCATCCCTGGGGCCCCGGGCAGAGGACTCAGGCGGGTGGGCGGGGTCCAGGTGCTGCGGTGTTGTCActggctgggagggaggctggccAGGCTTGGTGCTGCAGCTCCCATCAACTCCCGGATGCCACAGTCTGGGAAAGAAGAAGGGGGGTTCAACTAGGGTGCTGAGGGGGAAAGGCCATCAGCCCCAGCTGAGCCAGCAGTCCACGACAAGCCGAGGCCTGCTCAGAGCCCAGGCACCCCAGGGGGAAACACAGGGCTCAGAGGCAACCcagggccaggctggcctcccccGGGacctctccttcctcagcctcggCTGGATGCTCCAGTGGTGGTGTGCTCCACGCCACGAAAAGCCACCAGCCTGTCACTGACTGCAGGTGGCCTCCTATAGCAATCTGGGGACTAGATGAGCCTTGAGGACATGACGCTAAGAGAAACAGACCAGCCAAAAAAGGAGAGCTACCCCTCACTTCTCTTTCATGAGGTCTCTAGAGCAGTCACTCATTGAGGCAGGAATGTAGAAGGGCAGCCACCAGGGGCTGAGGGGACAGGGAGCTGTTGCTGAAGGGTCCAGAGCCTCAACTGAGGAGGGGATCCCGGGGCCGCTGGTGGTCATGGCCGCACACCAATGTGAGTGTACTTAGTACCACAGAACAGCACAGTTAGAGACAGTTAAAGTCTCCaaattttgttgtatattttaccagaataatcactttttaaaaatagctttaggGAACAAAAGGTATCTGGAGAGAACCACCGCATACCTAAGTTTTCCCCACTCCAAGAAAAACACCCCACATTCTTTCAAACCAGCCTCAGGAGAGGCCGTTTTgagcctcctccagttcattccTTCTAGAAGGCCAGAAGCTCATCCTGGAGGCATGAGGGTGGGAGAGAGTAGAACAGAAAAGGGACCACCTGGCCagcacaatggcttatgcctataaccccagcactgtgggaggcttgAAGagaggagtccgagaccagcctcagTAACAAAACAAGACCACGACTCTACAGAAACAattctgaacattttttaaaaaagaaaaagtggccaggcgtggtggctcatgcctgtaatcccagcactttgggaggccgagacgggcagatcacctgaggtcaggagtttgagaccagcctggccaatgtggcaaaaccctgtctctactaaaaatacaaaaatttgtcagtcctggtggtaggtgcctgtaatcccagctactcgggaggctgaggcaggagaatcgcttgaacccaggaggcggaggttgcagtgagctgagattgcgcccctgcactccagcctgggcaacagagcaagactctgtctcaaaaaaaaaaaaaaaaaaattttttttaaagcgaTGGCCTCACACTACCCCCTGCCAGGCGCAGCAAGGGCAGCTCTCCTAGGTGCCTCTGGCTCGAGTCATCCATCCTGGCTGTCTTGGCTGCAAGGGGCACACAAAGGGGGAGTGGCTCATGCAGCCTGAGGACAGCGACACCAAGACAGGGGAGAGAGCAGGCCCAGAGCAGGAAAAAGCCCATGCCACCCACCTTCTTGGGAAGAAACCAAGAGAGTGAGGTTAACTCTCTAGGCACCTCCACAGCAGGATCTGGTGCCGGAAGCTGGTGGTGCCTGGCCCCTTCCTTGGACTAAAGGAACTAGTGGCACACCTGCAGGCCACCATGGGGCTCCCACCCTCCAACAGGTTCTGGACTGGGGGCCCCTCTGCTCCTCAGGGGGCTCTTGGCCAAGTCTAGAGACATACTGGGTTGTCACCACTGGGCAGGGGGTGCACAGGGCAGCCCCACAGCCAAGAGCTATGTGACTCCAGATACCAAGCGCGCCAGTGCTGAGACGCCCTCCTCTGCGCCACGAGCATGGGCAGAGCCCTTGGGGGTCTACTGGGCCAAGGGGAAGGCAAGGGAAGCCAGGTGTGTGCACGCTGGATCATTCTCCTCTCTGAACAGCAGGGACATCATTCCCTAATTACACTGTCCCACGAGGGAAATCTGAAATCCTGCCAGGAGGAAATCTTTGAGAAaagaatagtttttgttttgttttgttttgttttaagaaaaactgCCTAAGTTTGTCTTTTGCAAGCTCTCAAAGCCAGGCATCTGATCCCTGTCCAATGAAGACAAGAGCAGGAGGTGGCGGGGACTGGGGTACTGccacctgcccgcctcagcttacCTGGCTGAGCTTTCTCAGCTCAGGGTCTCCTTCTCACAGGCCCCTTCCAGCCTGTCCcccgccctggccctgccctcaagCCTCGGCCTACTTCGGCTCctcgccccctccccaccccttctcttTCTCGGGCCTGTCTACCCTCACTCCCCCAGCATCTGAATCAATGCTTTTGAAAGACTGCCCCCTGCCGGAGACAAGGGGCGAGGACACGCTGGGCCCGGGTGCTCCAGTAGGCGCCGGGGCGCGCGGGAAGGGAGCCTGCTCTCTGGGGCTCAGAActcaagagagaaggaaaagacgGAGAACAGGCGGTCCCAGTGCACATTCAGCTAAGTACATTATCTCCTCACTCCATCACCCCTAAAATTAGCTCCAACACGGAGCACTGTGCCTTGGCACAGAACACAGCCACTTAAACAGAAGCACAGTTCCCAATTCCCCAACACTGGAACAATCGCCCAGCGCCAGGCCTGCTGGAGGGGACCTGGCCCTTTCTCAGGATGGAGATTCTCCAAGCGTGGTAGGGTGAGGACGCTGAGGCTTAAAAAAGAGATGCAAGCCCGCATTCCTCGCGGCTGGTCGGTTATCTCAGCTCTCTCATCTCTGAGCCATCCCAGCAAATCACACCACCGCTTGGCAATTGTCTACAAGTTAACAGTTTTCAAAGGATTTTCACTCTTTACCTCCTGTGATCCCTTTTGCCCACTTGCCCAGCCTTGGGCTCCAGCCAGGGAAAACAAGGAGGAAGCTGCTCCGACAGCGTGCCCCTCGACATCCTTGACACTCTATGCAAGACTGGAGGTGCGCATGGTGGCAGTAACCATCCCAAACTCTCAAGCATTATTCTGTGAGTTTGAAGCCATTTTACATTTGTTAGACTTTCAACATCCTTCATCTAGCCGCCTCCTCTCATCTTCTCTCCTCTAAAGTGGGCTATTTTTCTTCAATTCCCAAATTCCAATAGCAGATGTAAAAGTTAGGGCTAACGCATCAGATCACGAACACGACTGTGTCCAGCAGCAGAAAAAGCTAGTCCAGAAGTTTAAGCACACGGTTCACTTGACTAACCACCACATGGGACCCTCAGGGCCCCTGGTCCCCAGGCAATGGCAGGGACACCAAGTCCAGGTCTACCCTCAAATCCTTCCCAATGGCACGACAGACCGCTGGGGGACCAACACCTACAATCTAAGAAAATCAGATCGGAGCTGGCTAGCCTGGTGGAGGGTGGCTAGCCTAGGTCTGCAAAGGGCACAGGAAAGATGGGAAGGAGAAAGAACCCAAATCCCCCATGTTGGCAGCAAAGGAGAGACCCTTACTGGTACCACCGATGGTGTTTCCATGCCAAAGGCGAGGGTTGGCGGGGTTCTAAATTGAAACTGCTATATAGACTCGAAGGGGCAGTGCAGAAGAGGGTGGGAAAGCTGACGATCTTCCAGAACGACACTTTGAGAGGCAGGAGAGAAGTAAGGCTTGggtggctggaaaaaaaaatccaatccagCTAACAAGTCTTTATGTAGCATCTCCTAATTCCTAGCACTGGGATGCAACAGACCTGGAATCTAACCGGGAATGCGAGTAATGACTGTATAACAGAGAAGAAAGACGAGGGGCTTTTAAAAAGTTActcggaattttttttttttttttttttttttaaggcaaagtGTGAGAGCTGTGGCCAGAGAGCTGCTGCACCGAGGGGCATGAGCTGGGAAGGGCCTGGCCTGGGACGGGGAGGGCAAGCAGTCTCTGCTAAGGAAGGTGTTTCCCGCGGCCGAGCAACTGGGAAGAAGGAGACCCCAATGACCCAGCACCAAGATCGCCGGAGCGAAAGGAAAGAGAGGTGAGGAGGACCTAGGCGAGGTGCCTGGGTGGAGGGGAAGGCTTCCATGTTGGCCAAAGTCGTGGAACGCTTGCACTTGGTGAACCGCAAGGCCCAGCTCGTTCCGAGGGGAACCCAAAGGCGCGCTAGGGACAACTCTGGGAAGCGCGGGGCCCGGCCACCCTAGGACGCTAGGGTTGGGGGCCCCCAGGCGGCCCAGGGCAGGGTTTGGCAGGGGCCCGGGGGCGACCGTTAGGAGCGCGGGGGTGGAAGGCAGCGCGCCGGCCCGGGAGGACGGCGTGCCCTTCAGGGAGGGGCGCCAGGTGCGAGGGGGGCGAGCAGTCGCCCCCTAAGCCGGGCGCCGGCCTCCCGGGGCCTCCCCGAGGCTGGCCGGCTCTGGGGGAGGGTCCCGGCGGCGGGGAGGGGCCGGAGCGAGCGGGAGGGCTGGCGGACGCACCGGGCGGCGGCGGCCTCGGGGAGGAGACGGGGGAGGGTCCTCGCTGGCGGCCCGCGCGCTGGCTCCGGCGTTTCCCTAGCTCGCGGGCTCGGCGCGGCCGCCGCGGCGTCGGGGGCGGGCCTGCCCCGGGGCCGGGCTGCGGGCTGGGGGCCGCGGGGCCACCGGGCCGCCGGGCGCTTACCGCGGGCGGCGCGAGGGTCCGGTCCCGGGGCGTGGGCGGCGCGCGGCGGGCGGGGGCCAGGGACGGCGGCTGCGGCGGGGGAGGGGGCGCTGGCGCTCCCGCGGCGGCCGCTCCTCTGTGTTTGTGTTTGTA encodes the following:
- the GIGYF1 gene encoding GRB10-interacting GYF protein 1 isoform X7; the protein is MGKGAGPPLAGTSRGRGSTRSRGRGRGDSCFYQRSIEEGDGAFGRSPREIQRSQSWDDRGERRFEKSARRDGARCGFEEGGAGPRKEHARSDSENWRSLREEQEEEEEGSWRLGAGLRRDGDRWRSASPDGGPRSAGWREHGERRRKFEFDLRGDRGGCGEEEGRGGGGSSHLRRCRAPDGFEEDKDGLPEWCLDDEDEEMGTFDASGAFLPLKKGPKEPIPEEQELDFQGLEEEEEPSEGLEEEGPEAGGKELTPLPPQEEKSSSPSPLPTLGPLWGTNGDGDEAAEKEPPAAEDDIRGIQLSPGVGSSAGPPGDLEDDEGLKHLQQEAEKLVASLQDSSLEEEQFTAAMQTQGLRHSAAATALPLSHGAARKWFYKDPQGEIQGPFTTQEMAEWFQAGYFSMSLLVKRGCDEGFQPLGEVIKMWGRVPFAPGPSPPPLLGNMDQERLKKQQELATAALYQQLQHQQFLQLVSSRQLPQCALREKAALGDLTPPPPQQQQQLTAFLQQLQALKPPRGGDQNLLPTMSRSLSVPDSGRLWDVHTSASSQSGGEASLWDIPINSSTQGPILEQLQLQHKFQERREVELRAKREEEERKRREEKRRQQQQEEQKRRQEEEELFRRKQVRQQELLLKLLQQQQVVPVPPAPSSPPPLWAGLAKQGLSMKTLLELQLEGERQLHKQPPSREPARAQAPNHRVQLGGLGTAPLNQWVSEAGPLWGGPDKSGGGSSGLGLWEDTPKSGGSLARGLGLKNSRSSPSLSDSYSHLSGRPIRKKTEEEEKLLKLLQGIPRPQDGFTQWCEQMLHTLSATGSLDVPMAVAILKEVESPYDVHDYIRSCLGDTLEAKEFAKQFLERRAKQKASQQRQQQQEAWLSSASLQTAFQANHSTKLGPGEGSKAKRRALMLHSDPSILGYSLHGSSGEIESVDDY